In the Pedobacter cryoconitis genome, GGTTTAGGCCTGTTAAGTAATCTTCCCGGAGATGAAAAAGCTGTAGCGGTAATTGAAGATACGGCTGTTGATGTGAAGGATTTACCTGCTTACATCCGTGATTTCAATGAAATCCTTAAGAAGCATGGATTATTCTCTGTCCACTATGCGCATGCCGGTTCAGGAGAAATACATTTGCGGCCTATATTAAATCTGAAAACTGTAGAAGGTAACCGCTTATTCAGGGTAATCGCAGAAGAAATAGCCAAACTGGTCAAACAATATAATGGTTCGCTAAGTGGTGAACATGGTGATGGCAGACTGCGTGGTGAGTTTATTGAACAGATGATTGGTCCACGCAATTATAAAATGCTCCGGGAAATTAAATTAACCTGGGATCCGAAAAATATCTTTAATCCTGGAAAGATTACCGATACACCTGCTATGGATACCATGCTCAGATATGAGCCTGGTCAGCAGACTCCTGAAATCAAGACTGTATTCCGGTATCAGAATCAGAATATTTTACAGCATGCTGAACAATGTAATGGTTCGGGCGACTGCCGGAAATCTCATTTAGCAGGTGGTACGATGTGCCCTTCGTTCATGGCTACCCGGAATGAGAAAGATACGACAAGAGCCAGGGCCAATATGCTGCGCGAAATGCTGACTCACTCGACTAAGATCAATCGTTTTGATCATCAGGAGCTTAAAGATGTAATGGATTTATGTCTGAGCTGTAAAGGTTGTAAGTCAGAATGTCCTTCGAATGTAGATATGGCTAAGCTTAAAGCTGAATTTTTACAGGGTTATTATGATGCGAATGGCGTTCCATTCCAGGTAAGAATTGTAGCTGGTTTTAATCAGATTAATCGGCTTGCCTCTTTATCTCCAGGTCTGTACAATTGGAGTATTGGTCATCAAACTACAAATGCCATTATAAAAAAGATTAGTGGTTTCGCTCAGGCACGTTCCCTCCCGCTCCTGTATAAAACAACTTTAAAAAAATGGTTTGCTGCGCATCAAAAAGTTGCTGCATCATTGGCTACGACAGCTACCACAGTAAAACAGAAGACCGTTTACTTTTTCTGTGATGAATTCACAAATTATCTGGATACAGAAATTGGTATTAAAGCTGTTCTTTTATTGGAAAAACTAGGTTATCAGGTAATAATCCCAAAACATCTGGAGAGTGGAAGAACGTGGATTTCCAAAGGTTTGCTCCGCAAAGCTAAAAAGATTGCACAGCATAATGTATTCCATCTGAGTAAAATTATTACAGACCAAACACCTCTGATTGGTATTGAACCTTCTGCAATATTGACTTTCAGAGATGAGTACGTTGACCTTGTAGATTTGCCTCAGTTGGAAATGGCTCAGGAATTAGCTAAAAACAGTTTGTTAATAGATGAATTTATCGCCAGAGAGATTGCAAATGGAAACATTTCCCAGTCCAGTTTCAGTAAGGAAAATAAATTGATCCAATTACATGGTCATTGCCAGCAAAAGGCATGGGCTGCTATGGGCGCTTCTAAACAAATCCTCTCTTTTCCTGAAAACTATAAAGTAGAAGTT is a window encoding:
- a CDS encoding FAD-binding and (Fe-S)-binding domain-containing protein; this translates as MKSLSDSLDGDFFTDNQTRILYATDASAYREMPLAVAIPKSVADLEKLILFAGKEGISLIPRTAGTSLAGQVVGKGIVVDVSKYFNRILELNIEEKWVKVQPGVVRDELNLYLKPFGLYFGPETSTANRAMIGGMVGNNSCGSNSLIYGSTREHTLEVKALLSDGSTADFKALEFKEFIKKCEGDSLENELYRNIRALLSNYENQCSIREQFPAKSIHRRNTGYAIDILLDSSPFTAATADFNFCKLIAGSEGTLAFITEIKLNLEPILREETALLCIHFNSIDEALMANLIALKYEPRVSELIDHLILECTKENMEQSKNRFFVSGDPAAILVVEYSGKDKQEITAKAANVEAEMRTNGLGYHFPLVFGPDMSRIWSLRKAGLGLLSNLPGDEKAVAVIEDTAVDVKDLPAYIRDFNEILKKHGLFSVHYAHAGSGEIHLRPILNLKTVEGNRLFRVIAEEIAKLVKQYNGSLSGEHGDGRLRGEFIEQMIGPRNYKMLREIKLTWDPKNIFNPGKITDTPAMDTMLRYEPGQQTPEIKTVFRYQNQNILQHAEQCNGSGDCRKSHLAGGTMCPSFMATRNEKDTTRARANMLREMLTHSTKINRFDHQELKDVMDLCLSCKGCKSECPSNVDMAKLKAEFLQGYYDANGVPFQVRIVAGFNQINRLASLSPGLYNWSIGHQTTNAIIKKISGFAQARSLPLLYKTTLKKWFAAHQKVAASLATTATTVKQKTVYFFCDEFTNYLDTEIGIKAVLLLEKLGYQVIIPKHLESGRTWISKGLLRKAKKIAQHNVFHLSKIITDQTPLIGIEPSAILTFRDEYVDLVDLPQLEMAQELAKNSLLIDEFIAREIANGNISQSSFSKENKLIQLHGHCQQKAWAAMGASKQILSFPENYKVEVIPSGCCGMAGSFGYEKKHYELSMQIGELVLFPAVRKQPEHVIIAATGTSCRHQIKDGTSKKALHPIEVLYEALV